Genomic window (Ananas comosus cultivar F153 linkage group 16, ASM154086v1, whole genome shotgun sequence):
AAAATTTGTTGGCAGTGGTCCTGATAATGAATTTTTGGAGATCCGCAGCTCGGTGAGATTTGCAGGTAATTGTGGTAGCGGACCTTCGAGCTGATTGGAGCTAAGGTCCATTGTCTCCGTTGACATGGTTTCCAAAGATGCAGGTAGCCTGCCGACAATTTGATTATTCGACAGAACCAAAACTGAAGCTCGAGAAAACACATTCCAGAATCAAGAAGGTACTGGGCCGGATATTCCTGTATCAGAGAGGTCGAGCGTAGAAATTGTTGACTGACTCTGAAGCCACGCAGGAAAATGGGGCCCTAGCTTGCAGGAGCCAAAGTCAGCAAGTTCTAATCTAAACGGCGGAACCCAAGTTGGGTCCACTGTGATGGTCAGAGGGTTCCTggacaagatcaatatctctaatcTTGTTAGCCTCGCAAAATGATCATCCGTTATTACACCGCTGAAGCTATTGTAGCTCAAGTCCAGGTAAACCAACTTTTCAAGTTTTCCTATTGATGGAGGAATCGATCCATTAAGCGTGTTATTATGAAGAACAAGCATGTTCAGACTGGTCATATCCTCTAGCCAATTTTTTGATAAGTTCCCATGCAAATTGGTGCTGTCGAGCACCAACATCTCTAGCTTGTTCCATGCGCAACGTGGCAACCTCTGCACCAATTCCGTTATATCTCCATTCAGTTGGTTAAATGTTAGATCTAGCATTCTCAAGTTGCATAAATTTTTCAAGGTTCCCGGCAACAGTCCCACAAATATATTATCTGTTAGGTAAAGAGCCTCAAGGGAAGTCAGATTTCCGAGACCATCAGGAAAAGGACCGGACAATAGATTTTCTTCTAGGTTGACGTATTTAAGGCTAACTATATTCCACAACCAGTCGAGCTTGGTAGCGCTGTCGAAGAGATTAAATCCTAGATCAATGTTCATGAGTGCTGTGAGGTTAGAACGAGGAATAGAAGCGATTGTTTTATTATAAAGCCCGCAACTGGATAGTCCTAGAACTTGCAGAGAAGGGAGCATGTTCACCACTTGAACCCAATCTACGACGGCGGAGAGGTCCACGAAGCTCATATCGAGGTACCTCAAAGAAGCAAGGCGCGGTAACCACGAGAGATCAACTGAGTACATGCGATGGGTGATGTAATAAAAATAACTGTagttgaaataataataataattataattataattgttgtggtaataataatattcatttTGAATATCAAGATATCGCAAGCGAGAGAGATTGCCAAGCTGAGGTGGTATTGCACCGATAAAACCGGCTCCAGAGAGGTTGAGATACCTCAACTTCTCAAGAGAGCCAATGAACTTTGGTATCGGGCCGCTATTAAAGCTGTTCATGCTTAGGTCGAGGTAATTTATATGTCGTAAAGCAAGCAGAGAAGGACTGATCTCACCGTACAAAGACATATCTACGGGACTGTCGATGTCGGTGTTGCGAAGGTCGAGCTTCACGACATGGCCCGTTCTGTTGCTGCACGCGACGCCCTTCCACCCGCAGCAGTCTTGGCCTTGCCAAGATGAGAGGACGTTCTGACGATCTACGACGCCTGCTTTGAAGGAGAGAAGCGCGGCCCTCTCGCGCGGAATGCAGCAGAGGGAGGGGGCAATGAATAGCAGATGCCAAAGTAAGTGAACTGCATGGACGTTGGAGAATCTACCAGCCTTGGCCATTTTCTTGCTTTTTGAATGTAGCTAGCCCAGGCGCCAACAACTGGAAGTGTAATATTTGCTTTTGGAgatcacattatatatatatataggattaaaaaataataataataaaacaactctccctctcattccctGGGCCCAACAGGTTCTCCGAGTGAGCGGACAAGTCTATTGACTCTCCATTTTTGACTAGAACTAGAATACACACCACATCTTATTTGTTATATCTATTATGTAACTTAAAAAACTTTATATCATTTCATAAATAAGAAAGTATGTCAGATCGTATAGCTAAAATTATACACtagataaatattatattcaacattCCAATTATTGTTTTGTATGTGAAAATACACTATGACCTCACAAAAGACCGAAATTCATGAATCTTAACAATTTATACAAAATattggataaacttcaaatatcaccgcagtggtttcgtattttttcactttagtaccttatagtttaaagtgtatctatTTAGTACGTATATATGGTtgcatttttctcttttcgtcggtcctttcgttaacttttcgttaattcatatacaaaaaacttcagatatcctagctatagtttatcgaatattcactttagtaccttttagttttaattttgtcactgatttaactaaaaaaaatttaatgaagaggataaaaaaaaaaaaaacaaaatcatagagtacgaaaataatacattttaaaccacaaagtactaaaagtgagaaagtgcgaaattatagagatggtatttgaagtttttcctaaaaaaaaaaaaattcttataacaAATGAAATTGTTGCAGAATTTTAATTCACTCTCGCTGTCATTAACTGGAACAAGCACTAAAATGTTGATGCGAGGAGACTCAAGTAAATATTACTGGTCCAAGTCATTGTATTCTTGCGTTGATTGGTTGTTTGAAAGAAAGATACTCGGAGGAAACAACACAtaagaggggggaaaaaaatgcAATTATGCTTATTCACCTAGACTTGCGTCCATGGCGCGTGGAATTCTATACGTGAAAACAGATCAGGGTTTCTGTCTCGCTATaaacattttgttttttttcttcttcttcttcttttgtctCGCTTGAACATTATCTATCTTGTCATTCTCAATAATACACAACCCTACATTAGTATGCTATAAGATACAAGACCTGTTTGGATATTTGAATAGGAAAAAGGTTGTTTGGATATTTGAACAggaaatttttctctttttgttttttcggGATTCAGCGAGGGCCGTTAGGTACGGGACGCCAGCCATCACATACCACCATGTAAGCTGGCCCCCTGAGCCCCTGATCTCATGCGATGCTCATCGTTTCAGCGAGCCAATTCAGATTGTCTGATCAGTGAGCATAGCATTGCTCATTTGAATAAGCTATTCCAAGACAAGTTGCTTgatataaagatttttttttttaattttggttaTTGGAATCCAAGAATATGATTCTACCTATTAGAATAGAATAGTATAATTCACATACAAGAGGTGATTTATTTGATTTCGAAAGAGTGCTTTAATTATTAACCAATTACTTCTTTATACGAATTCCATAAActtcttaaataaataaaaaaatatatgttaaaccaaaaaaaaaaatattgttactGCCCAGGATCGAACTGGGGACCTTCAGTGTGTAAGACTGACGTGATAACCACTACACCACAGTAACTTGTTGAGCCAatctatttatttaaaatatttataatttaataaacatTTATAAGTTACTAtaaacaaaagtttttttttcagcCCATAGATTATGCTCGCCAATTAaagcttagttttttttttttttttttttaatgttattaaataaaatagaattgagaaaaaaatatatagagatatgtttTTGCGTTTTCTGGTGAaaccgtaaaaaatatatcgtaactgactcgTCGCGATAtgcaacgtactttctcacacCGCACGTAAAACGAACCCTAACTTGAACGCTAGGGATATGTGCTAATGCTTGTGTTTAAACAACCCGAATCGGATCCGGATGATGGATCAGAGCAAATGTGTGAGTCAGGGAACGAAGCCCGACCTGGCTCGGTTCCCTGGATCAGGCTAGATCCGAAAAGTTGAGATCCGATAAAATCCTTCTTTAGTCTTCGGGTTCAAACCTAAGGCCCGACCCGCATGAATTGGGTTCCGACTCGAATAAGATTTAACGGGTTATCAAGTTAACGAGTCCTAGCCACTTTTGGGTTCATTGCTCCTATTTGGAGATGGGGAACCGGTGGCGGAGCGAAGAAGCGCTTCTCCCCTCTCAACCTGCTTTATTTATCATcttcgccttttttttttttttttttaatttaatataactCCGAGCTTCTCTTTAGCAGNaaacatttataaataaatataaacaattttttactttgtctATATACCCCCTTTTTAGGACAATgcgtgtgttttttttttttttttttttttttgtttttgttttccagTTCATAGATTACATTCGCCAATTCACTCGAACGGTAGGGATATGTGCAAATGCTTGTCTTAAACCACCCGAATCGGATCCGGATGATAGATCAGAGCAACTGTGTGAGTGAGGGAACGAAGCCCGACCTGGCTCGGTTCCCTGGATCAGGCTAGATCCGCAAAGTTGAGATCCGATAAAATCCTGCTTTAGTCCTTCGGGTTCAAACCTAAGGCTAAATCGAGGCCCACACGGGCTGGGCAAATTTAATCCATCTCTAGAGGTGCCGGCCCGACCCGCATGAATCGGGTTCGGACTCGAATAAGATTTAGCGGGTTAACAAGTTAACGAGTTAACGGGTCCAAGCCACTGTTGGGTTCATTGCTCCTATTTGGAGATGGGGAACCGGTGGTGGAGCGAAGAAGCGCTTTTCCCCTCTCAACCTGCTTTATTTATCATCTtcgcttttttgtttttttaaaaaaaaaattttttttttttaatatcactCCGAGTTTCTCttagcagagagagagagagagagagagagggaggttgGAGGGAGAGCGCTTTAATTTTCGCGCGGCGGATGGGCTTCGGCCTCGCGCTGGTCCCTACGAGATGGGCTTCCTCTCCGGTCCGAACCCCCCGACCGGCCGGTTCGGTTTCTTCCGGTTCACAAGACCACCTCCTCCGCTTGACTCCTCTGCGTGAGTCCGCCAACTCCAAGAACCCAAATTTTTATCTTGTTTTCCTTCTAAATTTATGTTGTGAAATTCGTGAAATTGATGGGTTATAGTCCttgcacaaaaaaaaatgtagcaaACATCTAATATATGCTTGGTAAGATAAGAGATTAAGATTATGacaatttaacattttaatgtTCCAAAGTGATGATTGAACTCACGACGTTACGTAACGACGTAAAATCAAATCAACCTAGGAACATAGAGAATAGTTTTGGAAGGATTTGCCTTTTACCATTTGGCTCAATTGTGACACCGCAATAGTCCCGCATCGGAGAGCTCGAGGTTCTGCACCCAGCATCAACTTAAGTGTGATTTGGCCGCAACAAGTtgtgattgatttgttattgaCTCTGTAGACCCAGTTTGGGAATGCATGGAATTGTAAAAAGTTCGTCTTAAGATCGTACAATTAGTAAACAATGTCATTGATAACCTGTTGGTGTTTAGTTTTGGATATAAGGAGCTTGTGATAATAGATTTGCAATGTTAGTTCAGATTGATAACTAATGTGATCATGCAAATTTCGTCAGAATATCGTTTTATGTTAATACTACCGGAGGAAAGGGCGAACCTCCGCAGAGCAACTTTTAAAGCATCTGCGTATTACTCTACGGCACTTCAAGGCGTCGATAATGTATCTGATGATGTGAAAGCAATGAAGGTCTTCGCTATAACTGCTGATATAATTCAGaagctttctttcttctttatataaggaacaaaaaaaacgaaaaatctGAGAGTTGCGACGATCTTACATTTCAGGAGAACATGGACAGGAACTGCCGGGGTGAATCTCGTGATGTATACGAAACTGTCAATGTGATGAATGAGAATGtgactgctgctgctgctgcaaaaTTGGGAGCAAAAAGCTACTTGCAATTTAATTTGTTGATGGAAAATCTTCATGACATAGAAGATATTTTGTCTGGTACTGACANagagagagagagagagagagagagggtggagggAAAGAGCTTTAATTTTCGCGCGGCCGATGGGCTTCGGCCTCGCGCTGGTCCCTACGAGATGGGCTTCCTCTCCGGTCCGACGCCCTCGACCGGCCGGTTCGGTTTCTTCCGGTTCACAAGACCACCTCCTCCGCTTGACGACTCCGCGTGAGTCCACCAACTCCAAGAgcccaatttttattttattttccttctaaaTTTATGTTGTGaaattcatgaaattgatgGGTTATagtccttaaaaaaaaaaaaaaaaaattgtagcaaACATCTAATATGTGCTTGGTAAGATAAGAGATTAGGATTTTGacaatttaacattttaatgtTCCAAAGTGGTGATTGAACTCACGACGTTACTTAACGACGTAAAATCAAAATCAACCTAGGAACACAGAGAATAGTTTTGGAAGGATTTGCCTTCTACCATTGGCTCAATTGTGACACCGCAATAGTCCCGCATCGGAGAGCTCGAGGTTCTGCACCCAGCATATTAGTACTAGCAACTTAAGTGTGATTTGGCCACAACAAGTTGTTATTGATTGGTTATTGACTCTGTAGACCCAGTTTGGGAATGCATGGAATTGTAAAAAGTTCGTCTTAAGATCGTGCAATTAGTAAACAATGTCATTGATAACCTGTTGGTGTTTAGTTTTGGATATAAGGAGCTTGTGATAATAGATTTGCAATGTTAGTTCAGATTGATAACTAATGTGATCATGTAAATTTCGTCAGAATATCGTTTTATGTTAATACTACCGGAGGAAAGGGCGAACCTCCGCAGAGCAACTTTTAGAGCATCTGCGTATTACTCTACGGCACTTCAAGGCGTCGATAATGTATCTGATGATGTGAAAGCAATGAAGGTCTTCGCTATAACTGCTGATATAATTCAGaagctttctttcttctttatataaggaacaaaaaaaacgaaaaatctGAGAGTTGCGACGATCTTACATTTCAGGAGAACATGGACAGGAACTGCCGGGGTGAATCTCGTGATGTATACGAAACTGTCAATGTGATGAATGAGAATGtgactgctgctgctgctgcaaaaTTGGGAGCAAAAAGCTACTTGCAATTTAATTTGTTGATGGAAAATCTTCATGACATAGAAGATATTTTGTCTGGTACTGACATGATAATGCTGGAAAGGGATATTCTCGTACATATAAAGCAGCTCGGAGCTCTGAAATTGTTTCGTGCATGTCTCTCCAGGAATTTCGGTGTAGCGACTACACTGGAATCAAATTTCGTAGAGACTTCATTTGATGAGCAAAACGATAGAGTAATCGTTCGCACTGCGAAAGCTCGAGAGAGGAAGCTCAGAAGAAAAGGAGCGTCAGAAAGGGTTAAAGAAGAAACTACTGCTTCGATGCCATCTAGTGTGACCTATCCAGGGTCGAGAAGTAAAAGAGCTTCAATTGCACAAAATGAATCAAAAATGTCAGAGGGAGTTAAGGTAGTTTTTGACATGACACAAGTTCAATGCCTTGTAATGAATAGCGTCAAAGAAAAATTTACTGGATTTTGTTATTTGGCTGTATAGGAAGTTGCGAGACTTGAAAGAGCCCGCCAAAAACTAGAAGAGCAAAGTGGGCAACCAGCTAGTTACGCCAGATGGGCAGAAGCAGTTGGAATTGATCAAAAAACACTAAAGCAGCGTTTGCAGTTTGGTTGGTTTTGTAGGGATAAACTTATAAAAAGTACCCGTTCGTTAGTGATGTACCTTGCTAAGAATTACAGAGGAATGGGGATTGCGTTTGAAGATCTTATACAGGTTTTTCATGATGCATCTTCGTCCTTTCGTTATTTGTGAAATTTCTCGTCATACTCTTCAATCTGATTTGAATTTCATATGAATGTATTCTAGGCTGGGAATGTGGGTGTTCTCAATGGAGCTGAGAGATTCGACAGCATGAAGGGTTACAAATTCTCAACTTATGTTCGGTACTGGATTAAAAAATCAATATTAGCGTTGATAGCACGGCACAAAAGAGGAATTCAGATACCTGTAGGCCCTTGTCTTGACTTCAAAAGATACTGAGTTCATGTTTGATTGTTTCGCattcaaaattaatatgctTTCTCTTGATTGTTTTATGATTGCATTTGTAGGTGAGAATGGAGAATATGATTCAGAGAATACAGAAAGCTAGGAGAGCCTTCCATAACAAGAGAGGGAGGTACCCACAAGATGAGGAAACAGCTAAATTGACCGGTTTATCATTAGCTAATGTAAGATTAGCTAGGAAGTGCTCTCTTGCTGTTGGTTCAATTGATCAAGAGATTGGTAATGGATGGTGCACAAAGTTCGCGGTAAGATGGCCCTCTTAGGTCTTTCATTTTCATaggcacacacacacacaaagacgaaaaaattacaaaaaacaagaaccaaaaaaaaaaaaggagtatgCGTCTTTTTGATTGCTTCTTACCGGAATGCTGGATATCAGTGAAAAAGTCGACTGAAATCATCTACATTTACTGGAATTTCTTCACTCATAACACTTCAATGAGAGACTAAAAAGTTTAAGCTGTCTCTATGTACATCTTGGGTGTTCATTTTCAATCATTTTAGCCATCAAAGGTCTTATAGAAATTAACTCTTCTAACTTACAAAGTggtcgtttattttattttgtaagttAACTCGGAGTTTCGTGACAGGAAGTAACCCCAGATCAATCGATAAAATCTCCTTACGAGATCATCATTAGGCAACAGATGAGAGAAAGCCTTTTTCAGCTCCTAGAGAAGCTGCATCCAAGAGAGAGGGAGGTACTATTGTTAAGATATGGCCTGGTAGATGGAATATGCAAGTGGCTGGACCGCCATAGTTCGTATCATTGTAGTCTTTTCGTTTGCGTCTAAAGATCAAGTGAGTTCTAAGGTGATTTGAGTATGCAGCTTTGTCGATGATGCGCAATAAAGATTGGACATATATAGAGTCCTTTAATTGACTTTGATTACTCTCGTAGCTttgtgggagattgttaggattttccATATtttgtggcccaattaatcatatttaattaggatttgctatagataaaggtcaatcctaatagatatagaactgcttgatatggtatattttatccctatcccatctattttaaatttaaatagaatcctaatcagactttgatgggaagtcgatctggactctatataaaggggtattggtcctgccaccttctcatacgcattctggtgaagaattaccatcggttccacaccatacggtAGAGTGCCTGAGATAGGGGGAGAAACTAAATCacccaagttcggttcgtgactttCAGATCGTAGCCGGACTTCCAGCTTCCGCAAGATTAATCAAGAATCTCTTCTTTatggcgctctgtgagttatcgtatttttatttttgatcctggatttggtatgtatttatttttatttattttacataccttGAATTTCCATCATTTGAATCATCTATTTGCTCGTTCCCTGAACATactgaaagaaagaaaaatggccACATAGCATAGCAAACGTCTTTCGGCATATACTTCATACAAAGAAAAATGTACAATGTGGTTGCAGTTGTGATACTCTTTCTGATATTCTTTGAATCATGTGTAAGTTAAAAAGGAGGCAATATTTGTATAGCGCTGGAACTAAACAGTCCTAGAAGGGTGCATTTTTTCAATGTATACAGAGTGCAAATAGAGAACTTCGCTGCTTACTTTTAAGTGTTCTTCAATGAAAAGATCCAATGTGGAACTGAGTTCCAATTGGTCAATGAGAATTGAATTGCAATAGATTTGTCTTTAACTCTCATAAAAGGGTACAGCATAAACGGAGCTCGATTTGCACGGACCGAGTCCCATCGAGCTGAGTGTTGGCCGTGCCTGCGGTCGGATATCGAGGGAATAGGGGACAAATGCAATGCAGGCTTGTGAAGGAGAGGCCTTGATGGCAGTCTCGAATGAGATCGAAGACACATTCAGTAGTGAGGTCCATCAAGTACTCAAAAAGCGGACAGAATAACAAAAAATTGTGCTTGTTTGTTTTCCGGTGGAACCGTAAAAAGTCATACCTTAGCACTATAACTTATGAAATGAGCATAATTTCTTGTTGTCAAAGCAGTTTCCCACCTCACAAGCTTATAGTCTGCGGTGAAGTACAAAATTTTACCGAGTTGTATTTCTCAAGAAGTCGGTGATGCAACAGTCCCGAACGCCGtctccaatttttctttttttttttaacaataatcTCCACCGTTAATCTCATCTTTCTTCGTTCCCGATCCACCGCTGACGAGCTCACGCAAATCGAGGACACGTCAAATTTCGTTGACTAAAACGCCCTTGTCCTTGTACTACCATGCCATCTACAACTACAACCGACTCCGAACTCAACTCCATCGTGGCATATTCGTCAATAACTTCCCGGAAATGGGGCTTTTTGGACATTTCACAcccagggaaaaaaaattaggttaaTAATTTCGAGGTGCAGAGGAAACGGATTAGGCCGTGTGGATGGATCCGCGCATGAGTGCGGCTAGGGTTTTCCgctccctctcctccttctctccTATTTCGCCCCCACCCACACTCCAGAACCCTAGCTTTATCCTTTACCTAGAGAGTTGAGGCTCCTCCCCGGCGATTCTAGTTGCCATGGCGATCCAATCGTGGAGGCCCCTCTTCTAGGGCTACGGTTTTCGTTCACCCCACCACAAAGCTAAAGCTTATAAGGTATATCTGTGGAGATGGCCACGAAGAACCCCTTCGATCTCCTCGGAGACGACGAAAGCGACGATCCGACGCAGCTGATCGCCGCTCAGGAGCAGAAGAGCGCAGCAAAGAAGCCCTCTGCGGCGGCGCCtcctgcggcggcggcgaagctTCCCTCCAAGCCGGTCCCTCCCGCCCAAGCTGGTGAGTTGATGCGAAATGGTTTGATCTCTCCGTGTTGTCATACCCTGATTGATCTCTATGATAGATTCAGTTTAATCCGAGTTGTTTAGTGTGTGCGCTTTGATGAGATTTATGAATTGCAGATGTTTATACTGTTAAAGTTTGGATTTTTCGCTGCAAATCTAGTAATTTCGAAGAATGTTTCCTTTCTTCTGAtgcaaaattttatctttttagatTTCATTTTGTTCCTCGGATTTGTACAGTAAGGGAGGCGAGGAGTAATACTGCA
Coding sequences:
- the LOC109722120 gene encoding RNA polymerase sigma factor sigC, with translation MGFGLALVPTRWASSPVRTPRPAGSVSSGSQDHLLRLTPLQYRFMLILPEERANLRRATFKASAYYSTALQGVDNVSDDVKAMKENMDRNCRGESRDVYETVNVMNENVTAAAAAKLGAKSYLQFNLLMENLHDIEDILSGTDMIMLERDILVHIKQLGALKLFRACLSRNFGVATTLESNFVETSFDEQNDRVIVRTAKARERKLRRKGASERVKEETTASMPSSVTYPGSRSKRASIAQNESKMSEGVKEVARLERARQKLEEQSGQPASYARWAEAVGIDQKTLKQRLQFGWFCRDKLIKSTRSLVMYLAKNYRGMGIAFEDLIQAGNVGVLNGAERFDSMKGYKFSTYVRYWIKKSILALIARHKRGIQIPVRMENMIQRIQKARRAFHNKRGRYPQDEETAKLTGLSLANVRLARKCSLAVGSIDQEIGNGWCTKFAEVTPDQSIKSPYEIIIRQQMRESLFQLLEKLHPREREVLLLRYGLVDGICKWLDRHNLSLTLIKGYSINGARFARTESHRAECWPCLRSDIEGIGDKCNAGL
- the LOC109722300 gene encoding LOW QUALITY PROTEIN: receptor-like protein 12 (The sequence of the model RefSeq protein was modified relative to this genomic sequence to represent the inferred CDS: deleted 1 base in 1 codon); this encodes MAKAGRFSNVHAVHLLWHLLFIAPSLCCIPRERAALLSFKAGVVDRQNVLSSWQGQDCCGWKGVACSNRTGHVVKLDLRNTDIDSPVDMSLYGEISPSLLALRHINYLDLSMNSFNSGPIPKFIGSLEKLRYLNLSGAGFIGAIPPQLGNLSRLRYLDIQNEYYYYHNNYNYNYYYYFNYSYFYYITHRMYSVDLSWLPRLASLRYLDMSFVDLSAVVDWVQVVNMLPSLQVLGLSSCGLYNKTIASIPRSNLTALMNIDLGFNLFDSATKLDWLWNIVSLKYVNLEENLLSGPFPDGLGNLTSLEALYLTDNIFVGLLPGTLKNLCNLRMLDLTFNQLNGDITELVQRLPRCAWNKLEMLVLDSTNLHGNLSKNWLEDMTSLNMLVLHNNTLNGSIPPSIGKLEKLVYLDLSYNSFSGVITDDHFARLTRLEILILSRNPLTITVDPTWVPPFRLELADFGSCKLGPHFPAWLQSQSTISTLDLSDTGISGPVPSCSGMCFLELQFWFCRIIKLSAGYLHLWKPCQRRQWTLAPISSKVRYHNYLQISPSCGSPKIHYQDHCQQILELRIWKLWLFQIIVSVAPSHPSSLCQSLEYLQFVDLSNNLLTGMFPPCSMDPEMAGLAGVPLLVLSLSNNSLVGTFPSFLRNCRNLAILDLAYNKFSGILPAWIGEKLQSLAFLKLRNNMFSGSIPFQLTKLERLRVLDIAHNNLSGKIPPPLANFTAMALRLPDHGFVQGYWSDYPGGYDSFTYTDGFSVVTKGQERNYSSSSPFMVSIDLSSNNLHGVIPEKIGALLCLTNLNLSRNHLSGNIPRSIGQLQSLESLDLSNNELSGAIPPSMSNLSSLGWLNLSYNNLSGRIPFDHHLQTFDDPSIYIGNPGLCGPPLSDECSTNQTSPNNNITEHESAVSDAAVFYCVVSVGFVTGLWVVFGTLFFVRIWRIAYFRFVDNTYDRLYVQVAVNWARLVRKIDTMRGKIEGGNNMVQY